Proteins found in one Deinococcus cellulosilyticus NBRC 106333 = KACC 11606 genomic segment:
- a CDS encoding [LysW]-aminoadipate kinase produces MIIVKVGGSLGIDYDALCRDIAALYKAGEKLILVHGGSAETNRVAEALGHPPRFITSPSGYTSRFTDRETIEIFEMVYCGKMNKGIVERLQRLGVNAVGLSGLDGRVFEGKHKDSVRSVENGKVKLLRGDHTGTVEKVNTHLIELLLDNGYLPVLTPPASSYEGVAINVDGDRAAAALATALKAHTLMMLSNVPGLLREYPNEDSLIPFIPATDVESYMGFAQDRMKKKVLGAAEAVAGGVGRVIFGDARIENPVSAALSGKGTVVADKANAAD; encoded by the coding sequence ATGATCATCGTGAAGGTTGGCGGTTCTTTAGGCATCGACTATGACGCGCTGTGCAGGGACATTGCAGCGCTGTACAAAGCAGGGGAAAAACTGATCCTGGTGCACGGCGGCAGCGCCGAAACCAACAGGGTGGCCGAGGCCCTCGGGCATCCTCCCCGTTTCATCACGTCTCCAAGTGGCTACACCAGCCGTTTCACGGACCGTGAGACCATCGAAATCTTCGAAATGGTGTACTGCGGCAAGATGAACAAGGGCATTGTCGAGCGCCTGCAACGTCTGGGCGTCAATGCTGTGGGCCTCAGCGGTCTGGATGGCCGGGTCTTTGAAGGCAAGCACAAAGACAGCGTGCGCAGCGTGGAAAACGGCAAGGTCAAACTCCTGCGCGGAGACCACACCGGCACCGTCGAGAAGGTCAACACCCACCTGATCGAGCTCCTGCTGGACAACGGTTACTTGCCTGTCCTGACCCCTCCGGCCAGCAGCTATGAAGGGGTGGCCATCAACGTGGACGGAGACCGTGCTGCCGCAGCATTGGCCACGGCCCTCAAAGCCCACACCCTGATGATGCTCTCCAACGTCCCTGGCCTGCTGCGCGAGTACCCCAACGAAGACAGCCTGATTCCCTTCATTCCTGCCACCGATGTGGAGTCCTACATGGGCTTTGCCCAGGACCGCATGAAGAAGAAAGTCCTCGGTGCCGCAGAAGCTGTGGCCGGAGGCGTGGGCCGCGTGATCTTCGGAGATGCCCGCATTGAGAACCCTGTCTCTGCAGCCCTTTCTGGCAAAGGCACCGTGGTGGCAGACAAGGCCAACGCAGCAGACTGA
- a CDS encoding GNAT family N-acetyltransferase: MTRPQIMPGTHVFLSRLRPEDLHTIYQHINQAEYATYGDGYAQPFALETLEQRHAQRLKDPHRVDFGIFLQESETLIGRVFLHNISLHHQTATLGIGIFRTDLLGKGHGTEATRLMVEYGMFHLNLYNIDLLVFSDNMRAIRAYQKVGFRILGERRGSAVLGGRRINDTWMDITRDEVDLGHLRERYFGVTP; the protein is encoded by the coding sequence ATGACACGACCACAGATCATGCCAGGAACACATGTCTTTCTGAGCAGGCTGCGACCGGAAGACCTGCACACCATTTACCAGCACATCAATCAGGCTGAGTATGCCACCTATGGAGATGGATATGCTCAGCCTTTTGCATTGGAAACCCTGGAACAACGGCATGCCCAGCGCCTGAAAGATCCCCATCGGGTGGACTTCGGTATTTTCTTGCAGGAGTCCGAGACCCTGATTGGAAGGGTTTTCCTGCACAACATTTCCTTGCATCACCAAACGGCCACCCTGGGAATAGGAATTTTCCGAACAGACCTGCTGGGAAAAGGCCACGGTACAGAAGCCACCCGCCTGATGGTGGAGTATGGCATGTTCCATCTGAACCTCTACAACATCGATCTGCTGGTGTTCTCAGACAACATGCGGGCCATCCGGGCCTACCAGAAGGTGGGTTTCCGCATTCTGGGAGAGCGTCGGGGCAGTGCTGTGCTGGGAGGCCGCCGCATCAACGACACCTGGATGGACATCACCCGCGACGAGGTGGACCTGGGGCACCTCAGGGAGCGCTATTTTGGGGTAACGCCATGA
- a CDS encoding GNAT family N-acetyltransferase, with the protein MNPVLFRGKKVMLGVLERTDIPDIASHFQNPGMTLYMYGYGKTFSLEEEYQWYDSTISNPDNVTFGILTLEGTVMGSCSLFDINHRMGTATFGICIWKPDFWSKGYGTEATRLMVEYGMFHLNLYNIDLTVYSFNPRGIQAYLKAGFREVGRRRGAALLGHERFDRVWMEITRDEVDLSGMRAMVPLLESGPRD; encoded by the coding sequence ATGAACCCTGTGCTGTTTCGTGGAAAGAAAGTCATGCTGGGGGTTCTGGAACGCACAGACATTCCTGACATTGCCTCTCACTTCCAGAATCCTGGCATGACCCTGTACATGTATGGTTACGGAAAAACCTTCTCGCTGGAGGAGGAATACCAGTGGTATGACAGCACCATCAGCAATCCAGACAATGTGACCTTTGGCATCCTGACGCTGGAAGGCACCGTGATGGGAAGCTGTTCGCTGTTTGACATCAACCACCGCATGGGGACCGCCACCTTTGGCATCTGCATCTGGAAACCTGACTTCTGGAGCAAGGGTTATGGCACCGAGGCCACCCGGTTGATGGTGGAGTACGGCATGTTTCACCTCAACCTCTACAACATTGATCTGACTGTATATTCATTCAACCCCCGTGGCATTCAGGCTTACCTGAAAGCAGGCTTCCGCGAGGTGGGCCGCCGCAGGGGGGCCGCCCTGCTGGGCCATGAACGTTTTGACAGGGTCTGGATGGAGATCACCCGCGACGAGGTGGACCTCAGTGGCATGCGTGCAATGGTGCCTCTGCTGGAAAGTGGTCCCAGGGACTGA
- a CDS encoding aspartate aminotransferase family protein, translating into MTATTPNWLELEQKYDSGVYNKHQVVMVKGKNATVWDSEGNEYIDCVGGYGVANIGHCNEDVVEAIKQQAETLLVMPQTLPNDKRAEFLEELVSVLPEGMNRIFLCSTGTEAMEAAKKFAITATNGRTKFIAMKRGFSGRTLGALAFTWEPKYREPFKGVMDQNVEFITYGDIEALKAAIDENTAAVIMEPVQGEGGVRPGAVEFIQAARQLTKEKGALLILDEIQTGFCRTGKMFACEHSGVVPDGMTLAKAMAGGVPIGAFAMNAEVADRMPKGGHGTTFGGNPLAMAAGVAAIRFMKKNQLWKQAEEKGNYFMQKLREIGSPKIREVRGLGLMIGVELKEKSAPYITALEHEHHVLTLQATPLVVRFLPPLTISYEQIDQAVAAFKTVLETVEG; encoded by the coding sequence ATGACTGCAACCACCCCCAACTGGCTGGAACTGGAACAGAAATACGACAGCGGCGTGTACAACAAGCACCAGGTCGTGATGGTCAAAGGCAAAAACGCCACCGTCTGGGACAGCGAAGGCAACGAATACATCGACTGCGTCGGTGGTTATGGTGTCGCCAACATCGGCCACTGCAATGAGGACGTGGTGGAGGCCATCAAACAGCAGGCAGAAACCCTGCTGGTGATGCCCCAGACCCTCCCCAACGACAAGCGCGCCGAGTTCCTGGAAGAACTGGTGAGCGTGCTGCCCGAGGGCATGAACCGCATCTTCCTGTGCTCCACCGGCACCGAAGCCATGGAAGCTGCCAAGAAGTTCGCCATCACCGCAACGAATGGCCGCACCAAATTCATCGCCATGAAACGGGGTTTCTCCGGTCGTACTCTGGGCGCACTGGCCTTCACCTGGGAACCCAAGTACCGCGAGCCCTTCAAGGGCGTGATGGACCAGAACGTGGAATTCATCACCTACGGTGACATTGAGGCCCTGAAAGCCGCCATCGACGAGAACACCGCTGCCGTGATCATGGAGCCTGTGCAGGGTGAGGGTGGTGTGCGTCCTGGTGCAGTGGAGTTCATCCAGGCTGCCCGTCAACTGACAAAAGAGAAAGGTGCCCTTCTCATTCTGGACGAGATCCAGACCGGCTTTTGCCGCACCGGAAAAATGTTTGCCTGTGAGCACTCAGGTGTGGTGCCAGACGGCATGACCCTCGCCAAAGCCATGGCAGGGGGCGTGCCCATCGGAGCCTTCGCCATGAATGCCGAAGTGGCCGACAGGATGCCCAAAGGCGGACACGGCACCACTTTTGGAGGAAACCCTCTGGCCATGGCTGCAGGTGTCGCTGCCATCCGCTTCATGAAGAAGAACCAGCTCTGGAAGCAGGCCGAGGAAAAGGGCAATTACTTCATGCAGAAACTGCGTGAAATCGGCAGCCCCAAAATCCGCGAGGTGCGCGGCCTGGGCCTGATGATCGGCGTGGAACTCAAAGAGAAAAGTGCCCCTTACATCACTGCCCTGGAGCACGAGCACCACGTCCTGACCCTGCAGGCCACCCCTCTGGTGGTGCGCTTCCTGCCCCCCCTCACCATCTCCTACGAGCAGATCGATCAGGCAGTGGCTGCGTTTAAAACCGTTCTGGAAACGGTTGAAGGCTGA
- a CDS encoding DUF1572 family protein, which produces MDRLTEHYLQTTHKVFTTYRALAEKALAQVSDEEFFQTIDSESNSLALIVKHLAGNMRSRWTNYLTEDGEKPDRNRDGEFIIDGDTRASLMAAWEQGWTLAFEGLQQVPDLHYTIKIRGEDHTVLEAIERQLAHAAYHVGQIVFLAKHLKSEQWKTLSIPRNRSEQFNQQMEEKK; this is translated from the coding sequence ATGGACAGACTCACAGAACATTACCTGCAGACGACCCACAAGGTGTTCACCACGTACCGTGCACTGGCAGAAAAAGCCCTCGCCCAGGTCTCCGACGAAGAATTCTTTCAGACCATTGACAGCGAAAGCAACAGCCTGGCCCTGATTGTGAAGCACCTTGCTGGGAACATGCGCTCCAGATGGACCAACTACCTGACCGAAGATGGGGAGAAACCAGACCGCAACCGGGATGGCGAATTCATCATTGATGGTGACACCCGTGCGTCTCTGATGGCTGCATGGGAGCAGGGCTGGACACTTGCTTTTGAAGGACTGCAGCAGGTGCCGGACCTGCATTACACCATCAAGATTCGGGGTGAGGATCACACGGTTCTGGAAGCCATTGAACGTCAATTGGCCCATGCTGCCTATCACGTGGGGCAGATTGTGTTTCTGGCCAAGCACCTGAAAAGTGAACAGTGGAAAACCCTGAGCATTCCCAGAAACCGGAGCGAGCAGTTCAACCAGCAGATGGAAGAGAAGAAATAA
- a CDS encoding DUF3006 family protein, which translates to MAQWIVEGFENDLVRLEFGDRLLDFPRHLLPDIKVGDVLLLKQQGSWFRFVVDRETTELLKQETREALADLNAHAPEGDIKI; encoded by the coding sequence ATGGCACAGTGGATTGTGGAAGGCTTCGAAAACGACCTCGTGCGGCTGGAATTCGGAGACCGGTTGCTGGATTTTCCCCGTCACCTGCTTCCAGACATCAAGGTGGGCGATGTGCTGCTGCTGAAACAGCAGGGAAGCTGGTTTCGCTTTGTGGTGGACCGGGAAACCACAGAGCTTCTGAAGCAGGAGACGCGGGAGGCCCTCGCTGACCTCAATGCCCACGCCCCCGAGGGAGACATCAAAATATGA
- a CDS encoding ComEC/Rec2 family competence protein has protein sequence MSHQKNALPPVVVLVLAVVLAGYYFLQPGSQETKTTSPAPSGEFDASGGVMKIQFLDVGQGDAILVTSPEGKTMLYDGGRSTSRMKEHIEELGLTKLDIMVASHGDFDHINGLNEAVKLKPTYFINNGIAADTATYRKLIRAVKAAKTQGLVARDRNIELGSVKLHVFDIPKGLGDDQNANSVGILIERGSFKAFLGGDSEKDTMEGWLNQYSKVLKEVNVYKSAHHGSPHNDNAEFLSVVSPEVVVIGVGPNNYGHPSEEAIDLYKKYSEHLYRTDLNGMVTIEVDASGHYRTTTEKGREE, from the coding sequence ATGAGCCATCAGAAGAACGCCCTCCCGCCTGTGGTGGTCCTGGTCCTGGCCGTTGTGCTTGCGGGCTATTACTTCCTGCAGCCCGGATCACAGGAAACAAAAACCACCTCACCTGCACCCTCAGGTGAATTTGATGCCTCGGGTGGGGTCATGAAAATTCAGTTTCTGGATGTCGGTCAGGGGGATGCCATCCTGGTGACCAGTCCAGAGGGCAAAACCATGCTTTATGACGGAGGACGCAGCACCTCCCGCATGAAGGAACACATTGAAGAACTGGGCCTCACAAAGCTGGACATCATGGTCGCCAGCCATGGAGATTTTGACCACATCAACGGCCTGAACGAGGCTGTGAAGCTGAAACCCACCTACTTCATCAACAACGGCATTGCTGCCGACACCGCCACGTACCGCAAGCTCATCCGGGCCGTGAAGGCTGCGAAAACCCAGGGTCTGGTGGCCCGGGACCGCAACATTGAGCTGGGCAGCGTCAAACTGCATGTCTTCGACATCCCAAAAGGACTGGGAGATGACCAGAATGCCAACAGTGTGGGCATCCTGATTGAGAGGGGAAGCTTCAAGGCTTTTCTGGGCGGAGACAGCGAAAAAGACACCATGGAAGGCTGGCTCAATCAGTACAGCAAGGTCCTTAAGGAAGTCAATGTCTACAAGAGTGCCCACCACGGCAGCCCTCACAATGACAATGCAGAATTCCTCTCTGTGGTGAGTCCAGAAGTGGTGGTGATCGGGGTGGGACCGAACAACTACGGTCATCCCTCTGAAGAGGCCATCGACCTGTACAAAAAATACAGTGAGCATCTTTACCGCACAGACCTCAATGGCATGGTGACCATAGAGGTGGATGCCTCCGGACATTACCGCACAACAACCGAAAAAGGGCGTGAAGAATGA
- a CDS encoding nucleoside triphosphate pyrophosphohydrolase encodes MKLVRDHAREQHSEAHFERLSEEDFPRYLRLKLQEEVQEYLAQSSAEELADILEVVYALAELQGIQKDNLEALREVKAREQGTFRERLALVRKEPTHG; translated from the coding sequence ATGAAACTGGTTCGTGACCATGCCCGGGAGCAGCACAGCGAGGCCCATTTTGAGCGTCTCTCCGAAGAGGACTTCCCCAGATACCTGCGCCTGAAACTGCAAGAAGAAGTGCAGGAATACCTTGCCCAGTCCAGCGCAGAAGAACTGGCAGACATCCTAGAAGTGGTTTATGCTCTTGCAGAACTGCAGGGCATCCAGAAAGACAACCTGGAAGCCCTCAGGGAAGTCAAGGCCAGAGAACAGGGCACTTTCAGAGAGCGTCTGGCTCTGGTCCGCAAGGAGCCCACACATGGATGA
- a CDS encoding alpha/beta hydrolase, whose protein sequence is MKVTLFMLVLLLGSADGQKNISFPAADGQQVHGVLYANPEARAVLLLFHQSWSNHAEYAPIAPRFVKLGFVVLATDQRYGGSMYGERNLTFDAYPGVYTFEEVLPDLEGAVQWSRKAHPGKPIWLMGSSYSAALVFVVAAKHPEVKAVLAFSPAEYLRDGQAVREAARTLKQTSVFLTGMHTASEILGCQQVYDALPSRDKTMFIPHKLGTHAANILRPEMKQLGGAEVWSAVTHFVKTHLP, encoded by the coding sequence ATGAAAGTCACCCTGTTCATGCTGGTTCTGCTGCTGGGGAGTGCTGACGGTCAGAAGAACATCTCCTTCCCCGCCGCAGATGGACAGCAGGTTCATGGTGTACTGTACGCCAATCCAGAGGCCAGAGCAGTGCTGTTGCTGTTCCACCAGTCCTGGTCCAACCACGCCGAATACGCCCCAATTGCACCCCGGTTTGTGAAGCTGGGGTTTGTTGTTCTCGCCACCGACCAGCGGTACGGGGGGTCCATGTACGGAGAACGCAACCTTACTTTTGATGCCTATCCTGGGGTTTACACCTTTGAGGAGGTGTTGCCGGATCTGGAAGGTGCAGTCCAGTGGAGCAGGAAAGCCCATCCTGGAAAACCCATCTGGCTCATGGGCAGCAGTTATTCCGCTGCGCTGGTGTTTGTGGTGGCCGCGAAACATCCTGAAGTGAAGGCCGTGCTGGCCTTTTCCCCTGCGGAATACCTGAGAGATGGGCAGGCTGTCCGCGAAGCGGCAAGAACCCTCAAACAAACCTCTGTCTTTCTGACAGGGATGCACACCGCCAGTGAAATTCTGGGCTGTCAGCAAGTCTACGATGCGCTCCCTTCAAGGGACAAAACCATGTTCATTCCGCACAAGCTGGGAACCCACGCCGCCAACATCCTGAGGCCCGAGATGAAACAACTCGGCGGAGCTGAGGTCTGGAGCGCCGTGACCCATTTCGTGAAAACCCACCTGCCCTGA
- a CDS encoding MerR family transcriptional regulator, which yields MKNLISIGRFAQLTGLSVKALRFYESLGLLMPAVVDPETGYRYYRFYQRGLAERIRSLRELDLSLDEVQQVTQADMTVQQALQIHASRLEVQIREKQELLQKVYLAQQDMQDYPVQVQQKKPYAVLSCPHGTTLTTCEQDRERMHQMLLEQAREAHLKPTQAPYTYHPPQGGFDPQNYQAVLCLPVHTPGPETHPGFSGTVVSTLHAGNHTHLHLAYQALAAHVEKHQLRRTSPWCESYHAGLGDGASPIVEIWCVIEGEPT from the coding sequence ATGAAAAACCTGATTTCCATTGGCCGCTTCGCCCAGTTGACCGGACTGAGTGTCAAAGCCCTGCGTTTTTATGAGTCGCTGGGGCTGCTGATGCCCGCAGTGGTCGATCCTGAAACCGGATACCGGTACTACCGTTTCTACCAGAGAGGGCTGGCAGAACGCATCCGCAGCCTGCGTGAACTGGACCTCTCTCTGGATGAGGTGCAGCAGGTCACGCAGGCCGACATGACCGTTCAGCAGGCTCTGCAGATTCATGCCTCCAGGCTGGAAGTGCAGATCCGCGAAAAACAGGAGCTCTTGCAGAAGGTTTATCTGGCCCAGCAGGACATGCAGGATTACCCGGTGCAGGTCCAGCAGAAAAAACCTTACGCTGTGCTTTCCTGTCCGCATGGCACCACCCTGACCACCTGTGAACAGGACCGTGAACGGATGCACCAGATGCTGCTGGAACAGGCCAGAGAAGCCCACCTGAAACCCACCCAGGCGCCCTACACCTATCACCCACCCCAGGGCGGCTTTGACCCCCAGAACTATCAGGCGGTCCTCTGCCTGCCTGTGCACACCCCAGGCCCGGAGACCCATCCGGGGTTCTCTGGAACGGTGGTCAGTACCCTGCACGCAGGCAACCACACCCACCTGCATCTCGCCTATCAGGCCCTCGCAGCCCACGTGGAAAAACACCAGTTGCGCCGCACAAGCCCATGGTGCGAGAGTTACCATGCCGGACTCGGGGATGGGGCCTCTCCCATCGTTGAAATCTGGTGTGTGATCGAAGGAGAACCCACATGA
- a CDS encoding alpha/beta hydrolase: protein MKNRLFLNGVLLSAVLLGSLAQAQTALTLKASDGLILHATQYPNPQARAVLLMFHQAGSNKAEYAPIAPEFVKLGFAGLALDQRSGGSQFGAENQTVKGASRTYSSTETLPDFDAAIAWARKAHPGKPIWLMGSSYSSALVFLVAAKHPEVQALLSFSPDEYGEGSTAIKDAAKKVQHTAVFITCAKSEAQAARGIFEAVKSPEKTLYVPQKFGKHGASVLRPEGAVFGGTETWGAVKAFVKNHLK from the coding sequence ATGAAAAACCGACTGTTTCTGAATGGCGTGTTGTTGAGTGCAGTGCTTCTGGGGAGTCTGGCACAGGCCCAGACAGCCCTCACCCTGAAAGCCAGCGACGGCCTGATCCTGCACGCCACCCAGTACCCCAACCCTCAGGCCAGAGCGGTGCTTTTGATGTTCCATCAGGCGGGTTCCAACAAAGCGGAATACGCTCCCATCGCACCTGAATTCGTCAAGCTGGGTTTTGCAGGACTGGCGCTCGATCAACGCTCGGGAGGCTCACAGTTTGGAGCTGAAAACCAGACGGTAAAAGGGGCCAGCAGGACCTACAGTTCCACAGAGACCCTGCCCGATTTTGATGCCGCCATTGCCTGGGCCAGAAAAGCCCATCCCGGAAAACCCATCTGGCTCATGGGCAGCAGCTACTCATCTGCACTGGTGTTTCTGGTGGCCGCAAAACACCCCGAGGTCCAGGCCCTGCTCAGTTTCTCTCCAGATGAGTACGGCGAAGGCAGCACCGCCATCAAAGATGCAGCAAAAAAAGTCCAGCACACCGCAGTGTTCATCACCTGCGCCAAAAGCGAGGCGCAGGCTGCCAGGGGCATTTTTGAAGCCGTGAAAAGCCCGGAGAAAACCCTTTACGTCCCTCAAAAGTTTGGCAAACACGGAGCAAGTGTTCTGCGTCCTGAAGGGGCTGTTTTCGGGGGTACAGAAACCTGGGGTGCTGTGAAGGCATTTGTGAAAAATCATCTGAAGTAG
- the lepA gene encoding translation elongation factor 4 — translation MNVRNFSIIAHVDHGKSTLADRILEKLGAMGERDKRDQTLDTLELERERGITIKSTPVRLTYNRASDGISYTFNLIDTPGHVDFNYEVSRSLSACEGVLLLVDASQGVEAQTIVNAYLAIDNNLEIIPVINKIDLPAADPEAAARELEEVIGISADDAILASGKSGIGIEDILEAIVERIPEPPGDPEAPLKALIFDSFYDAYQGVISFIRVLEGTLRPKDTIMMWSTGKTFDVDKVGFFSPGLVVGDELKAGAVGWVAASIKDIHDALVGDTITQKDRPTDTPFPGFKAAQPVVFSGLYPTSTEDYRKLREALEKLQLNDAAFSFEPETSEALGFGFRCGFLGLLHAEIVQERLEREFDLDLIATAPAVVYRLTLSDGTVLETQNPAEFPTRDRIELIEEPYIKLSIMLPEEYVGPVMQLLQERRGVLITMNYPGRRVELLYEVPFAEILYDFHDRLKSISRGYASMDYEQIGYREGDLVKVDIMVNNELVDALAVIIHEDKAYSLGRKIVDKMAEVIPRQMWAVPVQATIGGKIIARATVKAYRKDVLAKCYGGDISRKKKLLDKQKKGKARMKQIGTVEVPQEAFLAVLSNDDD, via the coding sequence GTGAACGTAAGGAACTTCAGCATCATCGCGCACGTCGACCACGGGAAAAGCACCCTGGCAGACCGCATCCTCGAAAAACTCGGGGCGATGGGAGAACGCGACAAACGCGACCAGACCCTGGACACCCTGGAACTGGAACGTGAACGTGGCATCACCATCAAGAGCACACCTGTGCGCCTGACCTACAATCGAGCCAGTGACGGGATCTCCTACACCTTCAACCTGATTGACACGCCCGGACACGTGGATTTCAATTACGAGGTCTCCCGCAGCCTCTCGGCCTGTGAAGGGGTTCTGCTGCTTGTGGACGCCTCGCAGGGGGTGGAGGCGCAGACCATCGTGAACGCCTACCTTGCCATCGACAACAACCTGGAAATCATTCCGGTGATCAACAAGATCGACCTGCCCGCCGCAGACCCGGAAGCTGCAGCCAGAGAGCTTGAAGAAGTCATCGGCATCTCTGCAGATGATGCCATCCTGGCTTCAGGCAAATCAGGGATTGGCATTGAGGACATCCTGGAAGCCATTGTGGAACGTATTCCCGAGCCTCCAGGAGACCCCGAAGCCCCTCTCAAGGCCCTGATCTTTGACAGCTTTTACGATGCCTACCAGGGCGTGATCAGCTTCATCCGGGTGCTCGAAGGGACCCTGAGGCCCAAGGACACCATCATGATGTGGTCCACCGGCAAGACCTTCGATGTGGACAAGGTGGGTTTTTTCTCTCCCGGTCTGGTGGTCGGAGATGAACTGAAAGCCGGAGCGGTGGGCTGGGTTGCGGCCAGCATCAAGGACATCCATGATGCTCTGGTCGGAGACACCATCACCCAGAAGGACCGTCCCACGGACACCCCCTTCCCCGGATTCAAAGCCGCTCAGCCTGTGGTGTTCTCAGGGCTTTACCCCACCAGCACGGAAGATTACCGCAAGTTGCGTGAAGCGCTGGAAAAACTGCAGCTGAACGACGCCGCTTTCAGCTTTGAACCTGAAACCTCCGAGGCTCTGGGCTTCGGGTTCCGTTGCGGCTTCCTGGGACTGCTGCACGCAGAAATTGTTCAGGAACGTCTGGAACGTGAATTCGATCTGGACCTGATCGCCACAGCCCCTGCCGTGGTGTACCGCCTGACCCTCTCGGACGGGACCGTGCTGGAAACCCAGAACCCTGCAGAATTCCCCACCCGTGACCGCATTGAACTGATCGAGGAGCCTTACATCAAGCTCTCGATCATGCTGCCAGAAGAGTACGTCGGGCCTGTGATGCAACTCCTGCAGGAACGCCGGGGTGTCCTGATCACCATGAACTACCCGGGCCGCCGGGTGGAACTGCTGTACGAGGTGCCCTTTGCAGAGATCCTCTACGATTTCCACGACCGCCTGAAATCCATCTCCCGCGGATACGCCAGCATGGACTACGAGCAGATCGGTTACCGTGAAGGCGACCTGGTGAAAGTGGACATCATGGTCAACAACGAGCTTGTGGATGCCCTCGCCGTGATCATCCACGAGGACAAGGCATACTCTCTGGGCCGCAAAATCGTCGACAAGATGGCTGAAGTGATCCCCAGACAGATGTGGGCCGTTCCCGTGCAGGCCACCATCGGGGGCAAGATCATCGCCCGCGCCACCGTGAAAGCCTACCGCAAAGACGTTCTTGCCAAGTGTTACGGTGGGGACATTTCGCGCAAGAAGAAACTGCTGGACAAGCAGAAGAAGGGCAAAGCCCGCATGAAGCAGATCGGTACCGTGGAGGTTCCCCAGGAAGCTTTCCTTGCCGTGCTGTCCAATGACGACGATTGA
- a CDS encoding winged helix DNA-binding domain-containing protein encodes MPTSPDVLSVRALNRATLHRQHLIQRSDAMPLDLIQHLVGLQAQMPNPPYVGLWARLEHFHKADLTCLIEERKVVRAALMRSTLHLVTAQDYLELKPLIQPVLERQYRGSYGKQLNGLDPAEVAAAAREILRQQPLNNQDLGLKLQEVWPDHDPHALAQAARNFEGLIHVPPAGTWGHHKSALLSPGEVYLGEAVASRPDLGQLILRYLGAFGPATLKDISVWSGLTSLKPALQERQGVLRTFRDELGRELFDLADAALPDPDLPISPRFLPEFDNLLLSHFDRSRVMDAAAKEKVFTRNGIIRSAVLIDGFVQGLWKVEEGQKGNVLRVQMFQPFSKQDRDMLVQEGLKLLDFVAEEGTENQVQFSGF; translated from the coding sequence ATGCCCACCTCACCCGATGTCCTGAGCGTCCGTGCCCTCAACAGGGCCACCCTGCACAGACAGCACCTGATTCAGCGCTCAGATGCCATGCCTCTGGACCTGATCCAGCATCTGGTGGGATTGCAGGCCCAGATGCCCAACCCGCCTTACGTGGGCCTGTGGGCCCGTCTGGAGCATTTTCACAAGGCGGACCTGACCTGCCTGATTGAGGAGCGCAAGGTGGTGCGTGCTGCCCTGATGCGTTCCACCCTGCATCTGGTGACTGCACAGGATTATCTGGAGTTGAAGCCTCTGATTCAGCCTGTACTGGAAAGGCAATACCGGGGCAGCTATGGGAAACAGCTGAACGGACTGGACCCTGCAGAAGTGGCTGCTGCTGCACGCGAAATCCTCAGGCAGCAGCCCCTGAACAATCAGGATCTTGGGCTGAAACTGCAGGAGGTCTGGCCGGACCATGATCCGCATGCACTTGCACAGGCAGCAAGGAATTTTGAGGGCCTGATCCATGTGCCTCCTGCCGGAACCTGGGGACACCACAAATCGGCCCTGCTCAGTCCAGGGGAAGTGTACCTGGGTGAAGCCGTTGCTTCCCGGCCTGATCTGGGGCAACTGATTCTGCGTTATCTGGGGGCGTTTGGACCTGCCACCCTCAAAGACATTTCGGTCTGGAGTGGCCTCACCAGCCTGAAACCTGCATTGCAGGAGCGGCAGGGTGTACTTCGCACTTTCAGAGACGAACTGGGAAGAGAACTTTTTGATCTGGCAGATGCTGCACTGCCAGATCCCGACCTGCCCATTTCACCCCGTTTTCTGCCAGAGTTTGACAACCTGTTGCTGTCCCACTTTGACCGCAGCCGTGTGATGGACGCTGCAGCAAAGGAAAAGGTCTTCACCCGCAACGGGATCATCCGCTCTGCGGTGCTGATCGATGGTTTTGTTCAAGGACTATGGAAGGTTGAAGAAGGTCAGAAAGGGAATGTGCTCAGGGTGCAGATGTTCCAGCCCTTTTCAAAGCAGGACAGAGACATGCTGGTGCAAGAAGGCCTGAAATTGCTGGATTTTGTGGCAGAGGAGGGCACTGAGAATCAGGTGCAGTTCTCTGGGTTTTGA